ctcctcctcccccaaaagcCCCGAAGTCTCTCACCTTTCCTTGCTGGAAAGATGCACCCTGCATTCCCGACACAGCCTGGCCAAAGGTCGAGAGGTCACTTGCTTCCAGTCCGCCTTTGAGCACCCCCAGTGGGGCATCGGCCCGTTCCTGCCAACGGCGCATGttccgccttccctttcttcaagCCTTTTCCCGCAAGTGGCAGCCAGAAACCCCAAGCGGCATGTGGCTCTCCTAAGCAGTCTGTCTTCAAAAGAAAAACCAGCAAGGAGGCAATAGAGTAGAAAGCTTGACCTGTTGGATGTCCTGTCTGTCTGCCACTCAGGAGTTTAAAGCACTACAAAAATGGTGACAGTCTTCATTGCCAGATGAAGTGGTGGGGGTCTGAAAATCTGGATgaggagcggggaggggagtgATCATTGAAACTCTGCCCCCTGCACCAGGGTGCAAATGAAAGGCGTCCAGATCCTGCCAtccaggagggggggcaggacaggAGTCACAGCACAGGGCCAGGTGGGATGCAGGCCTCACTCATCAGGTAGCACACAGCCATCCTCAAGTAAGCAAAGGGGCCAGGAGGCACCCAGAGGCCGCTGGGGTGCCAAGGAGGGCTGGGGCAGGGCGTGGGGGCAGCCAGGCGGCCCTGGGGCCTGTGAAAGAGGAGGGGGCTCTTTTCCGGGGGCCAGGGTCCCCTGCTCCGGTGCACCCTGGTCCTTCAGCAGAGGCCTCACCCAAAGCCAGGCATGGGGGCGAGATGTCCACCGCCCGGTGACTGGCTCTCCTGGGGACGTGGTCTTCCACActcccttcccagccccggcCGCATGACCTCTGCCCCTTCACACCTCAACCTGTGCCTGGCCCAGGGCCAGGGGCGACGTGCTTGGCCTAGCATGGGCCTCTCCTTCCACCCTCCGGCGTGAGCAGGAGGAAACGCGTTTCCTTCCGGCCGGCCGAGGGAAATGGTCCATCTCCCCCAGGGCCGTCCAGTGGCATTCCTGCTGTCAGCGAGGCGAGGGTGTGCGGccgaggggggtgggagagagggcaCTGGGAGCACAGAGCGCAGGCGGATGAAACATTAACCGCAACGTGTGGGGCTGGTGGCGCACCTGGCAATCTCTGGGGTCTGCAAGGGGAAAAGAGGGGGTCTCTCTTCCCACCGGCGAGCTGCAGGCTAAGTGCAGGAAGCTGGCGACGTCCCCAGGCGGCCAGGCGGGCGGGAGGTGCGGGACGTTCTCCTGTGCTGGGACCCCCCAGCGAGAGACGACGGCATCGGCCTTCACTGTGGTCTGACGAGAGACGAGCGGCGGGAGAAGACGACCCCCCCTCCGCGTGGCGCTCTTGAGGAGGGGATGCCAGGCTCCTCCGAGCGGCTGGGAGTTGGCAAATCAGCTTGGCTCGGCTCGCGTGCCAGGAGGCGCCAACTGGACCCCCTTCCCGGGCACCCTCGGCTGGCTCTGCGGATCGCGGCGGGTCACCCCCGAAGCCTGGACCGGACCGGGCAGCCGAACTCCCTGCAGGCTGCGGCGAGGAGGGCGAGGGAGACCCCTGCCCCCCCTCTGTGGGCCTGAGTGCCCGTCGGTGGGCTGCGCAGACCCCCCGCCAATGGCCGGCAGCGCTGGAGCACGCGGGGTCCGTTAGCCGCTGGGACCATGAAGTTTTGGCTATGGGGATATCTGGTGAGTGGCACGCACGCTCTCCGCAGGGCCAAGGGGGAGGGCGGCAGCAGGGTGCCAGCGGGCGCGATCGATCGGGATTGGGCTCGTGCCAAAGGGAACGAGACGCCGCAGAGGCTGCTGAGCCTGGCCCTCCACTGTTGGCGAGTGacaggggggctgggaagggggggcaggcaggggggagTGTGCCCCCTGAGGACCCCTGAagaaggggctgagagagaactttcTTGGGGAAGGCAGAGACAGGGTGCACAAGAGGGGGTCTCCAGCCAGGGCTCCCGAGCCAGGAGGTCAGGCTGCCAATGAGACGGAGCGCTCTGGGCTGCCTCCACCGCGCCTGTCCGACCGGCAGCTGCTTGGCTGGGGATGCTGGGGCTGGTGCCGGAATGCGCCCTGCCAGTGGGGCTGTGGCCTGGAGACGCATCTCCTTGCAAGTCCGCTGGGTGCTTTGAGGCTCATgctgggatctgggagagccaggttcgaatctccgcTCTGCtggagggagcctggggagggcaggggtcgTAGTGGGGGCAGGGCCACAGAGCCCCTCCAAGGCACCCATCATCTCCAGACAAGCAGGAATCTTaggggctctccaggccccacctggaggctggcatccctcaaatATGGGAGCCCAGCAGCCTGATTCTGGCCTTTGGCCCCGGGTGTAACAGCAGCCTGCCTAAGGAACACAGGAACAAGTTGGACCAAGGGCTCAGCTTGGACACAGGAGCCGTGAGAAACGGATTGGTGGGAAGGGGGCCAGCCTGGCCGACACTCTGCCCAGGGTGCAGTCGGAAGCCTCAGCATCCCCTTCGCCCCAAACCTTGTTCACGAATCTCACAACGGGAGATTCACAAGTTGCCAGACTCCCATCATCAAGTCGCTGTTCTCAGATCTCTTGGGCTTGCAGGGAAGCCTCCCATTTTGCGGCTTGCGGGAGCCAGGCAGAGTGGCGGAGGCCAGCTCACAGGCTCCCCTGGGGCTCCTGGGGCCTGACCCCGTGGCGGGTGGGGAACGTGGGCAGTGGGCAAGGGGCGCAGAGGAGGGCTGTGCAGGAGCTGACCGTATTTTGTCCCCGCTGCCCAGGTCTGATTCCTTTCCTGTTTATATTGGAATTTCTGGCCCCGCCAGCTCTCCTGGCCCCCCTGCAGCCCATCTGCGACCCCCGCGTCATGGACAAATACATCCTGGAAGCCCAGCAGGCCGACCAAGACATCGTAGGTGCCCTTGCATGattccagcccccacccccaccccccatgtggGCTCTTGGCAGCACCTCATCTCATGTGTCCCGGCCAGGGTGGTGTGGAGACCTCtgccctgggtgaccttgggcctaccACAAATGCTCAGTgtgtcctaccttgcagggtggttgttgtcagaaaaagggaggaggggaaacaggTTCTCAAAGCAGGAGGGAAATGCAGGGGCGTTTCTGGGCAAATGTGCCACGAGACTCCTCCGGAGAGCCCTGGCCCCGACGGTCGGTCGTTGGGCTGGAAAGCGTGGCCGTGACAAGggtccccttcctccccaggggaCAGTTtgtgcctcttcctgcaccttgCCGGAAACCGTCCAGGTGCCAGACACCAAGGTGAATTTTCTAGAGTGGAAAAGGATGACTGTAAGTTGGAGCCTGGTGGGCagccggggggtgggtgggcgggctgGGGCTGCTGACCCCTGCCTGCAGGGCCGGTCTGTCTCACCGGaggcctccttctctcccctcccctccccaccagagAACCAGGCAGGCCTCGGAGGTGTGGGGGGGCCTGGCCCTGCTGCTGACAGCCCTGAGCCAGACCCAGGAGCGCCCACCCGCCTCACCGCCCTCTCTCCAGGAGCAGCTGGCCAGAATGAGCAGCACCCTGCTCAGCGTCAAGGAGATCCTGCGCAGCGTCAACGCCGAGGTGAGC
The Paroedura picta isolate Pp20150507F chromosome 16, Ppicta_v3.0, whole genome shotgun sequence genome window above contains:
- the EPO gene encoding erythropoietin isoform X3; the protein is MGISGLIPFLFILEFLAPPALLAPLQPICDPRVMDKYILEAQQADQDIGTVCASSCTLPETVQVPDTKRTRQASEVWGGLALLLTALSQTQERPPASPPSLQEQLARMSSTLLSVKEILRSVNAEAEARQPDAAPAAPPAAPARTVEKLLSVYLNFLRGKANLYITEACRSYAR
- the EPO gene encoding erythropoietin isoform X1; this translates as MGISGLIPFLFILEFLAPPALLAPLQPICDPRVMDKYILEAQQADQDIGTVCASSCTLPETVQVPDTKVNFLEWKRMTRTRQASEVWGGLALLLTALSQTQERPPASPPSLQEQLARMSSTLLSVKEILRSVNAEAEARQPDAAPAAPPAAPARTVEKLLSVYLNFLRGKANLYITEACRSYAR